A window of Ictidomys tridecemlineatus isolate mIctTri1 chromosome 15, mIctTri1.hap1, whole genome shotgun sequence contains these coding sequences:
- the LOC101957562 gene encoding cytochrome P450 2A13-like, producing the protein MQTTQPSPPTCKTSTMLDFELILVALLAFLSAVVLKSVWKHRSLQGKLPPGPTPLPFLGNYLQLEKNGMYNSLVKMSKHYGPVFTIYLGTRRVVVLYGYNAVKEALVDQAKEFSGRGQQATFDHLFKGYGVAFSNGECNKQLKHFCLSTLREFGVGKRSIEERIQEEARFLIGALRSTHGAFIDPAIYLNKTVSNIISSIVFGDRFYYEDKEFSSVLRMIGEILNFASSPTGQLFEIFHSVMKYLPGPQQQAFKNMQGLEHFIAKKVEQNQRTLDPSSPQNFIHYFLIRMQEEKTNPNTEFYMKNLVMTTLDLFFSGSKTTSLTLCFGFLLIIRHPDVEAKVHEEIDRVIGRHRQPKFEDRTKMPYTEAVIREIQRYSNLGPMGLAHRVTKDTMFRDFFLPKGTDVICMLGSLLNDPKFFSAPEDFNPQHFLDDQGQLKRIDAYVPFSMGKRSCLGKGLATMELFLLFTTIMQNFHFKCPLETQDIKMSSKPQGFARVIPNFTMGFLPR; encoded by the exons ATGCAAACTACCCAGCCATCACCACCTACCTGTAAGACTAGCACCATGCTGGACTTTGAGCTGATTCTGGTGGCCTTGCTGGCCTTCCTGAGTGCAGTGGTGTTGAAGTCTGTCTGGAAGCACAGGAGTCTCCAGGGAAAGCTGCCTCCAGGTCCCACTCCACTGCCCTTTCTTGGAAACTACCTGCAGCTGGAAAAAAATGGGATGTACAACAGCCTTGTGAAG ATGAGCAAACACTATGGCCCTGTGTTCACCATCTACTTGGGGACTCGCCGGGTTGTAGTGTTGTATGGATATAATGCAGTGAAGGAGGCCCTGGTGGATCAGGCTAAGGAGTTCAGTGGGAGAGGCCAGCAGGCCACCTTTGACCACCTCTTCAAAGGATATG GTGTAGCTTTCAGCAATGGGGAGTGCAACAAGCAACTCAAGCATTTCTGCCTCTCCACACTGCGGGAATTTGGGGTGGGGAAGCGGAGCATTGAGGAGCGCATCCAGGAGGAGGCGAGATTCCTCATCGGGGCCCTGCGGAGCACACACG GTGCCTTCATCGATCCTGCCATCTATCTGAACAAAACAGTCAGCAATATCATCAGTTCAATTGTCTTTGGCGACCGCTTCTACTATGAGGACAAAGAATTTTCATCAGTACTGCGGATGATTGGGGAGATCTTGAATTTTGCATCTTCTCCCACAGGGCAG CTCTTTGAAATATTCCACTCAGTGATGAAGTACCTGCCAGGACCTCAGCAACAGGCCTTTAAGAACATGCAGGGGCTGGAGCATTTCATAGCCAAGAAGGTGGAGCAGAACCAGCGCACTCTGGACCCCAGCTCCCCGCAGAACTTCATTCACTACTTTCTCATCCGGATGCAGGAG GAGAAGACTAACCCCAACACAGAGTTCTACATGAAGAACCTGGTGATGACCACCCTGGACCTCTTCTTTTCGGGTTCAAAGACCACCAGTCTGACCCTGTGCTTTGGATTTCTGCTGATCATAAGGCACCCGGATGTGGAAG CCAAGGTCCATGAGGAGATTGACCGAGTGATTGGCAGGCACCGGCAGCCCAAGTTTGAGGACCGAACCAAGATGCCGTACACAGAGGCAGTGATCCGTGAAATACAAAGATACTCAAACCTAGGCCCTATGGGCCTAGCTCACAGGGTCACCAAGGACACCATGTTTCGGGACTTCTTCCTACCCAAG GGCACTGATGTGATTTGTATGCTGGGCTCCCTGCTGAATGACCCCAAGTTCTTCTCTGCACCTGAAGATTTCAACCCCCAGCACTTTCTGGATGACCAGGGACAGCTGAAGAGGATTGATGCTTATGTGCCCTTTTCCATGG GAAAGCGGAGCTGCCTGGGAAAAGGCCTGGCTACAATGGAACTCTTTCTCTTATTCACCACCATCATGCAGAATTTCCATTTCAAGTGTCCCCTGGAAACCCAGGATATAAAGATGTCTTCAAAACCCCAGGGTTTCGCAAGGGTCATACCAAACTTCACCATGGGCTTCCTGCCACGCTGA